In the Chaetodon trifascialis isolate fChaTrf1 chromosome 15, fChaTrf1.hap1, whole genome shotgun sequence genome, AATGGTCTAAAGCAGTGACAGTAAGGCGGGCAACGATCCAGCTGTGGGAGCTGAGACAGCACTCAGCAGTGTTGGAAAGAGAGGGCAGCAGGTTGAAAGTgaggtctgcagcagcagccatttgTTATCAAGGTGTCAGGATCACTACTGCAAAAGAATATGACTTGGATGtgaatattaatatattaatatatgtgttgtgtgaaaatggtcattaaaatatttttttagaaTCCTGCTGACTCTGGTTTATTATTAAGGAACTAATTGTGAACTCCCAGTAAAACTCAATGGGCATTTGTCATAATCATGATgtatgatgtgatgatgtgtaTCACTTGAGGGGGCACAAAAAGTAACTAATGACTAAGTAATTAGTAATTAATGAGTCATTACTAGTTTGTGCAACTCAGCTGCTGGTTCAGAGTAAATCAGGAACCACTCACAAAGAAAGTGGTCAGTGTGTTGATTCACAGGTTTTTATGAACTAATCATTATCTAATTATTTCTAAACATAgtgtctccctgtctgtttttttgttctcatCTGTTATCATCAGTGTTGATGGAGATTCAGTCGAAAACCTCCATTCAAACCCAAGTAAATGTTCATGAAATAACTCATTATGAGATGCTTCATTGACATATGCATTAAATACAACAAGTGCATTTCCATACAATGAAAAACTTGTGCCCTAGCTGCTTTCCAATCAGTATGTATGAAGAATACATAGCATACAGTCAATATCATAAAGGGTTAtacacataatgtacatatttgctgaggtgtgtgtgctgcctgtGGACAAAGTTCATCTTTTAGAAGTATTTGGAAGTGTACCAATTGAATAGTGTCCccattaaaaaatgcaaaagaatgTGTTGTAGTTCTTCACTTAAAACCTCTACTGgaattttttttagaaatgacAGATCTGTAAGATAAAGTGCTGCCAGCAATTTCAGTGACacccatccccccccccccccccccccccaaaaaaaaaataaaaaaaataaaaataaaaataaaaataaaaaaattataatTTTGTACAGACAGGGGCAACTTGACAGGGGAAACCCCAGTGTGTGTGCCGCTTGTGAAACTGATGGTTCCTGTCCAAACATTGTCATCCTAGACTGATAACAAGAGTCTTAAATCAAAGTAAATTGTTAATTGTTTCTTGGTATGACAGAAAGAATatatccaaaataaaaaaaaatcaatctgtgCTTATCACACAGCCCCTGAGCTAGtcatatattctccttacaTGCTTTGATAACAAAAAGTGTCTTAAAGAAAAGTAAGTTAATTTTTCTTgatataataaaaacaaaatcttgaaatgtaaaaaatcaTTATGCACTAATCACACAGCACCAGAGCTAAACAAATTTTCTCCTTACATGCTCTATCCCACATTCACACAGTCTAAATCTACATCGCTGGCACCCATGGGGAAGAGAAAAATATGTATGTGTTCATAAATCACTTTGCAATGCATAGGAGTTGCTGGACAGTATAGCCTCCATTTCTGCTCGAAGATCAGGGTAGCTGTTGTAAGTTGATGGCAGCTCCACAGTTGGGCCACAAGTATGGGCAATTGGACGCCGCACTAGCCCTTCCAAAGAGGTGAATGTGACTTGAATTTCTTTCACACAGATGACATCAGACCCAGTCAGAAATCTCATCAGCTTCCGGAGACCTATTTCATCCAACCCCCTTTTGTACTGATGTAAAAATCGCAAAACTCTGGTTCTCTGCTGAATTAGCTGGAGAAGATGTTATCATCTTAATCACCTTCTGTTTTGTTGGTTTAATGTCCTCATACAGCTTCTACATTTCCTCTACACTTGGGAAAAACTTCCTGAGTATTGGTCCTGCAACCTCTGAAATATTATCCAGTGCATATTTTGGGTGCTGCTTGTGGGCGACCTGGACAAACACAGCTCATCACAGCTTATCTTTTGTTGGTACTGTTCTTACTCCCATGCGATCCATCAGATCAAGAagctcttcctcatcatcaccgACAACAGACTCTTGCAAAGCAGTGGGCAAGAGATCATGCTCAGACTGACGAAGATAGAACATCAGGGAGTCAAACAGTAAATCAGGTGAACCAGAGCGTTCACCAAATATAACTGTTGCTGTAAAGGCTTGTGCCAGCCGATATGGAAAATACCCATGGTCCTTCAGTCCCTTGGCCAATATAACAGACTTCCATTCTTCCTCTTGCCATTTTGGGGATAGCGATGGCACCCTCACATCTGCACCTTCTGCTGCACAGTCAAGGAATTCTGTCCAGAAGGCAGTATACATCCCTCGACATGCCGTCAGCATCTGCCCCCATTTCATCAATGAAGCGATGAGTAGTTCATCATTGCTTCATCCTTGAACTGAGCAATCAGTTCATCTAAGAGAGTCACtcaagtgaagtgaagtgaagtttCACTGTCACATGCAAAAGTTCACCGGCAGGACTCGGTGGTCTACAAGAAGCTGTCTCAGCATCAATAGGAGTTGAGGTGCAGGTAGGGATGTTTATTTGTTCCTCTTCTATTGCAAGGATTGGCTCATGTATGAGTGTATCATCAAGATCACCTAAAAACGGCCCACCTGTCAAAGGACCAAAAATGACCGCTGATGTATTACACAGAGATGTAAAATCAATAACTTGTGCTTCCTGGAAGTTAACTATGACGTGGCTGAACTCTTCCCACTTTCCCATCGTTGACTTTTCATTAGGGAACAACATTTTTTTAGCTTGAGACAGATTCTCAGTTTTAGTGGCATTCTTGTTAATATGAAGAACTCTGGTTCCTCCACCACTGCGTTTTCTGACTTGTTTATTGTCATGTATCCACcctatttctatttttctggtTGTCTTCCAAGCTCTCCTATTACTTTTTAGACGCATATTTGTTGGTTGTACTGTATTCTCCTCCTCCAAATCTTGATCGCTGTCTTTATTGCTGATTGTGCCCACcacctcttctctgtttttccatACAGAAACGCCTTGTGGCAATCCTGTCACCATAGGCTGGAATGTAAGCAGCCATAGTGGCATCATCTATTTCTCCATCTATCGAGCTGTCAAtctgcaataaaaacaaaaagtatgCATCAAACAAGACACAGCTCAATTATCTCCAAGACGATTTACTTCTGTGCTAAATTCCAGGACAACCAATTATAAATGCCAAGTGCAGATAATAACACAATGGACAGTATGAGACAgtacaaaaacagcttttgaaGCTGTGACTTACATGATCCTGCTGCATTTTCTGAATACTCTCCTCAGGAACACCTCTGTTGCGAAGAAATATCCACAGACCATCATCTTGTGGGAGGCCAGATGTGGAGGATATAACCATTGCTGGCACTGCAAAAATTTAGGAAAAAGGCAGAATCTATAAAAATATTTGTTGCACCAACAATTAACATGTTTAAAACTGTCAAGGCCAATTGTATCACAATATTGTCGAATTATATGAAAGcagaaaatcattttgtttgaaatggaTGTTTCATGTCTTGACTATTGACCTATAAACACTCTGTCAATATGCAATCATTTGAAAGTTGACCTGTCATTAAACATTTGAATACTTTCACTCAAATCACCAACAAAATTGATTTGTGTAGTGTCCTTTTGTGATGAAAACCTTCACTGGTTATTCATAAACAGTAACATCACTCTGATAGTACAGAAGAATAAACTCAGCAGCTTAGACTGGGcttttattattagtattattgttattactatGATTACTTTTCAAAAAGTCAATAAAATCCAGATTGGTGCTTTGCAACATGCAAAAACGTTTTcaattttaaattgttttattcaACATATGGGCTACACAAATAATTATGTGCATGGACGTTTCATGCAGGATCCTCAGGGTGCATGTATTAAATACATAGGAAATAGCAAAGGAGAGGGAGCCGATAAGCAAACCACAGCAACCTCAGCAACTCAAAACACTTGTCATGGTCCAACAATGGTGTCAATATAGTGACTAGTCTACTGGTAatgttctgtttgtttacatctaCATGTATGTGCCCCCATGTTAAACAACTTCTATGTTAGTATTATCATGTTATGTCTCTAGAGTGTTGGCGTATACGATTAGCATATAACCTAACATTATGAGGAAGggcttgttttatttgtgccAAGCCAATATAATGAAAGAAAGGCGATTCATTTTTGATAAAAGAAACAATGCCCAGCATGATGGAAACAACTGTTGGCTTAATTAGCTTTAATTAGCTTAATTAAACTGAAATCACGCCCATAGAAATCTTCGTCTGTTCCTCTTTTATATACAGTGTATGGTCTATTCCTTCCCTGCTACATTGAAAATTaccatgaaaaacagaaaaataattacccccgaaaaacaggaaaaaagattAGTcagaaaaacagggaaaaaaaatactcagaaaaactgaaatagttACCTtgaaaaacagaccaaaaaaaaaaattactcagAAAAAAcggattttttttaattgaagtgAATGCAATAGGCTTCTGTAaatctcccccctcctcctcctcttccttccttaGCTCTCCAGAGGGTGAGCTGCTTTAATGTGAGTGTCtgcttgagagagagagagagagagagagagagagagagagagagagagagagagagagagtgagaggtgCGCTGTTTGTTTGCACACGGCGACAGACTTTGTGAGAAGCTCCGCTAGCTCGCATGAACTCTGTGAGGAAATTCAAGTAATTTACTGGACGTATAGACGAGAAACTGCAACAAAACTATCGATCACATCACGCTTGTATCGATCCGATACCGATAGGCACCAGTATCGATACTATCGATATTTAGATCGATACGCCCAGCCCTACTACAGACACAGCTACGTTAGCGGAAGAGGTTACTGTTTATTGGTGTTTACTACAGCTCGCAATCCGCTCAATCAGTACTACAGCTGGCCGTTTCATAAACCAAATgcaagacaaaaagacaaccAGAGAAGACGGTCTACATGCTTGAGTCAAACTGTTTAAGTAGTCCTTCAGAATTAACTTTTCTAATTACTCTCATACACTCTGATAAACAATAATGTTAAATTCATTCGTGCACCATGTGGCCAGTGGAAGAGTGACCAGTGGTGAGTGGAGTTTCCATGGGAACACAGGGGCCGAGAAACACGTCATGAATATAGTTTCACGTACACTGAGCTGGAAAAACGATGGACGCCAACGCGTCGTGTCACTATCAGCACTGCTTGGAGCTCGCACCGCAACAGGAAACGCATGGTTGAATTTGTGGGAAATAGAAATCTGAGCGAATATTCGTTGTGCGGAAGTGTAATGTGACCATACCGTAATTGTTCCCGATTCCCTTTGCGTGACAACGTGGCGTTTGACAGCCAATAAGAATTTATCGTACAGTACTTTACAACTGCGTCTTACTTGTTATTGGTTACAGCCCATTTTAGGGTATTGGTGATTGGGCAGCTGAAAAAACAAGGCCTGCCTCCTCGACATTGTTAAGGTAGAGTGCCAACGCGGACTGATCTGCTATGCACGCGCGACGAAAGGAGGTGTTGCGAGAAGCTGTGTAGAAAATGGTCAGttaattttctttcttccctttaTACAGTTGTTCTGTAGAAAGCAGAAAACAGTTGTTTACAGCGTATATCTTAGTTGCTGAACTTTCAGCAACATGCAGGAAAAAGTCCAAACGTGTGTTTAATGATGGGATTTGTGTAGACTGTGGGGATAACTGAGGGGGAAAAAGTACATGCTCATTCTTTTCACTGTAGCACTATATATGAAATTTAATGACTTGTTATCAATTGTAATGTGAACAAGAGAAAATATTTGTGGATTATATTTAATGATGATAAATGATCGTTCTCCTGTACTATTTTCCCAGTATATTAATATATGATTAAGGATTAAACTAAGGAATTATTTGTGCCGAGTAGGATTTCATAGAGGCTGCATAGGGTCCGTTGAGTCTTGAGAAAATTCTGACAGTTGTCTGTGTTAGTGTTAAGACCAAGCATGTTAATGAAGAAATGCACAAACTATTTCATCTCCTCATTAGACTCAATTAGAGCATGAATTCCCCCAGCTAGTCTGATCAGCTGAACGGCAGGCTCAGGAACAAGCTGGTTTCAACAGTTGTGGCATAGCCCGTAATAGAACTGGCAAACCACACATGGTTAAGCGACTTACTGTCGGGAGGAGACAGTATCCCTTCAGTTTTAGACCTTGACCTCTGGGGGGCGCTGTAAGTTTGGGACCGTGGTCTTTTGTCCAGAACATTTTAATCAACATTGTTTTAGAAAAACGGAGCTGCGAATGCTGTCTGTCTTATGCTCTAGGTGTTTTAAGTTTTGGATCAGTGTACCGCGTTCTTCAGTGTCCTGTCAgtatatttgtttgtgttttaaatgttcttgaatgtgctgctgatgtttggtgagcaaaagaaaaaaaatcaccgTAATGAACAAATTAATTCTCTTCTATTCTGTTATGTTACATTCTCTTATATACAGAgcaattttctctctctctctctctctctctctctctctctgtatttgtgtgtttgtgtcacccCATCatgctttcctctgttttctcagtttcatttccttcttcaattgtttttgtttccatccCACCTCCAACCAGTCAGTTATGAGGATGCTGCTTCAGTCACTAGCATCCCTCTGCATCCTGGTTGTTGTTGCTTATGCTGTACCTGCTCAGGAGAAGCGCATCCATCACCACGCTGATCTCAGTGATCGCATCCACAATGATGCTCATGACTTCCGGTATGACCATGAGGCCTTCCTGGGCAAGGAGGAGTCCAAGACCTTTGACCAGCTGACCCCAGAGGAGAGCAAAGACAAATTAGCGTAGGTTTTACTGACCTGATTATACTCTTTCTAAACTGTATACTGCTGCAACAAACTGCCTTAACAACAGTAATAAGAAATCACTTGTAACGCTTAAAGGtttctgcagacattttttgcTAGCAGGTTGTATATAGGTCAGAATTTGAGGTTCTAGTTCCAAAAGCGTGGAGGGAGCAGATGATTTTAGTCAACCTTATCTATAACCCTGACATCTGATACTTCCCTACAGAAAAATTGTGGACCGCATTGACACTGACAAGGATGGCTACGTCAGCCATGCAGAGCTGCACTATTggatcaaacacagacagaggaggtaCATTGAGGAGAATGTGAACAAACACTGGAACGACTACGACAAGAACCAAGATGGCAAGATAGGCTGGGAGGAGTACAAAAACACCACCTACGGCTACTATCTTGGTAATTCTTTGTGTGAAACCTGTGACTCCATTCTAATCTGTTGAACTATTTCTTATTCCCTTTTCCTCCTTCACTGTTTTATTTCTCCTTGTACcatctccttttgttttctgcctcCTTCTTTGTGACACAGACTATGATTTTAGTGTGTCCGTCCTGTCAGCCAAACTCAATAAATGAAGCAACTCCGTCCAGGAACTTCCCAAGGAAATGTAAGCAGTATTATTGAAGTATTAGTATTACTGAACCGAGCAGTATTATTGAACCGACAAAATGAACCACTATCCACTCAACAAGTGTTCTTAAATGCAGAAGTAATCAGCCACACCAGCCATAGctgacaaatgtgaaaaataactttttacCAATTGCCCTACTTTGTACAAGCATTCAATATATCCATCTTAACCCTCTGTAAACGGCTTATCCTGGTAAGGATGGGTTGGAATCTGTCCTACTGGGTAGAAGGCTGGGCACACCTGGGCATATATACGCATATAGAGTATATAcagataaatatatttacacTTAGCGGCATTTGAGAAAAAATATCACATAATTCACATAATCCCACCGTTATCATCAGCAGATGTAACAAGCTCATGCGCTTTGACTTTGATTTTTGGTCGCACATGCATATCCCAttgtcaagaatgaactttcagctcagctgtgaaaaaaggtTAGCACACGAATGTCATCTCATGTTCCAGGtatcagctgttctggagcttttgtatgatcttcatcagcaggtggagtttGCTCAGTGTTCATGGATTTTCATGCTTGCTTATGCCCACAAAGACCCTTTCAGAGATGTGCCTTTGTTTTGAACGATAATCACCCAGAAATACTTCAGGAAACACTGTCTATGTAGATGACCAGAATACACATAGTGCTGAAAGTAAGTAAGTCTTATTTGAGCTTCCTTTTCAGATGAGGAGTTTGATGACGTTGAAGACAAGGCAACCTATAAATCCATGCTCACGCGGGACGAAAGGCGCTTCAAGACAGCTGACCGAGACGGTGATGGTATTGCCACACGTGAGGAGTTCACAGCCTTCCTTCACCCTGAGGAGTTTGATTACATGAGAGACGTGGTAGTGCAGGTAGAATCTACTCTCTACCATCAGAAACGTTGATAGTATATTTAGCCATGCTAGTGATACGGCTCTGCAATGTCAGTTACTCACTTTTGTCCTGACtatctcaacatctactggATTGATTATCACTAAATTATTTGTAGACATTAATAGTCCCAGATGATGAATTTTCATCCCTGAAGCCTCTTATTTAATGctatcatcaggtcaaaattgtAATTTGGATAGTGGTTTATggccaaatacctgcaaaactaatggcatttcatcagcctcagctgtacctAGTCTTAAGTGCTGTTTcataaatgttagcatgccaacacaCTGAGATTGTGAACATagtaaacatcagcatgttagctaacatttactATCAGACACTAAAGACTAAGTACAGCTGAGCAGTCAACtacatgctgtctgtctgtctgaagcaGCCTGTGGTGTACAGATTGGTAGGATCGGAGGCAACCGGTGGCCACTGCAGCTGTGTATGCCCTGCTGCTACTGATTCAAAATATGGAAGACCGTTGTTCTCAAGTGGCAGCCATCTATACTGTTACATGCAGCAAAATTCATGATATAGttgtaaacacattttctgtttctgtcgtCAGATCAGAATTGAACAAGTATGAAATTGGATTGCATCTTATGTTTTGTCGAGCAGTCATAACTAAGCTGCTGAGCTGTTGATAGCCCTCTACATtgtcagagaaaacagacaaaaatactaGTCCAGCAACCGCAATGCAAGCAAAACTATTACATATATTTGTACCATTCAATCATTTGGATCTCTTGTACATCAAATTTCTTGGCTCTTGGAGTTATATTTTTCATCTAAGATGTTTTTAGTGTGCAAAAATGACTAAATTCCTAGGggcaaaaaaacatgcagctttCAAAATTATATTAATTAGAATTTAATATGTGTTGCTGATGTGAACATTAGCAATGTGATGTGTGCTCAGCGTCTCTGCACTGTGAGATTTATAATGCTTGAATTCTGGTAGACATGTTCCATGGTTtacaaacatgaataaacatttGAAGTCACTTTAATCTGTTTCCAAGGATTTGCACGAGTTACATAGTCAGCTTACGTTTCTTTGCCCTTTTCTCCCCACAAAAAGCAGCTAATGTTCAGAAACCATTGAAGAGAATTATTTCATCAA is a window encoding:
- the rcn3 gene encoding reticulocalbin-3 isoform X1; translation: MRMLLQSLASLCILVVVAYAVPAQEKRIHHHADLSDRIHNDAHDFRYDHEAFLGKEESKTFDQLTPEESKDKLAKIVDRIDTDKDGYVSHAELHYWIKHRQRRYIEENVNKHWNDYDKNQDGKIGWEEYKNTTYGYYLDEEFDDVEDKATYKSMLTRDERRFKTADRDGDGIATREEFTAFLHPEEFDYMRDVVVQETVEDIDKNGDGKVDLDEYIGDMFSPEPGESEPDWVQTERKHFSEFRDANKDGYLDAGEVAHWILPGEVDHADNEAKHLIHETDTNKDKKITKKEILANWNMFVGSQATNYGEDLTKRHDEL
- the rcn3 gene encoding reticulocalbin-3 isoform X2 → MSVMRMLLQSLASLCILVVVAYAVPAQEKRIHHHADLSDRIHNDAHDFRYDHEAFLGKEESKTFDQLTPEESKDKLAKIVDRIDTDKDGYVSHAELHYWIKHRQRRYIEENVNKHWNDYDKNQDGKIGWEEYKNTTYGYYLDEEFDDVEDKATYKSMLTRDERRFKTADRDGDGIATREEFTAFLHPEEFDYMRDVVVQETVEDIDKNGDGKVDLDEYIGDMFSPEPGESEPDWVQTERKHFSEFRDANKDGYLDAGEVAHWILPGEVDHADNEAKHLIHETDTNKDKKITKKEILANWNMFVGSQATNYGEDLTKRHDEL
- the rcn3 gene encoding reticulocalbin-3 isoform X3, coding for MSVMRMLLQSLASLCILVVVAYAVPAQEKRIHHHADLSDRIHNDAHDFRYDHEAFLGKEESKTFDQLTPEESKDKLAKIVDRIDTDKDGYVSHAELHYWIKHRQRRYIEENVNKHWNDYDKNQDGKIGWEEYKNTTYGYYLDEEFDDVEDKATYKSMLTRDERRFKTADRDGDGIATREEFTAFLHPEEFDYMRDVVVQETVEDIDKNGDGKVDLDEYIGDMFSPEPGESEPDWVQTERKHFSEFRDANKDGYLDAGEVAHWILPGEVDHADNEAKHLIHETDTNKDGLLTLSELLDKMDYIKTSTITDYGGMTVYSHDEL